A single Phoenix dactylifera cultivar Barhee BC4 unplaced genomic scaffold, palm_55x_up_171113_PBpolish2nd_filt_p 000488F, whole genome shotgun sequence DNA region contains:
- the LOC120106188 gene encoding pentatricopeptide repeat-containing protein At3g25210, mitochondrial-like: MGVGSYRFLSPILSETKRRLLAQTPSPPCLNPISFLGSSRALCSAPSSEEQNPAPPNPNPDGNPNPSRRTRTPLEKQFESWVERLRPGFAADDVEAALRAQSDPDLALDLFRWTALQRGYRHTPSVYLAMLHIAVTSRRFSQAEALVDEILAGACPPDLALFNAAIHFCCSRRHLFSRAFDVFKKMQQRHRDASAAACCRPNLQTYSMLLGAILRRFNKPPVSYVYLHAVRSLVRQMKASGVIPDTFAMNLIIKAYSRCLEMDEAIRVFKEMGLYGCEANEFTYGYITKGLCEKGRIDGGMGYFKEMREKGLVPSSSVYMALVSSLALERRFEEAIKVLFDMLANSMAPDMLTYRTLLEGLCREGRTEEAFELLEELGRRGAMNRRMYSDLLDGLHWLCQPHD, translated from the coding sequence ATGGGTGTCGGCTCCTACCGCTTCCTCTCTCCCATTTTATCCGAGACCAAACGACGCCTCTTAGCCCAAACGCCTAGCCCTCCTTGCCTTAATCCCATCTCGTTCCTCGGATCCTCCCGCGCCCTTTGCTCCGCCCCCTCCTCAGAAGAGCAAAACCCTGCCCCTCCAAACCCGAACCCAGacggaaaccctaaccctagccgtCGGACCCGCACCCCACTGGAGAAGCAATTCGAGAGCTGGGTGGAGCGCCTTCGCCCGGGCTTCGCCGCCGACGACGTGGAGGCCGCCCTCCGTGCCCAGTCGGACCCCGACCTCGCCCTCGACCTCTTCCGGTGGACCGCCCTCCAGCGCGGCTACCGCCACACCCCTTCCGTCTACCTCGCCATGCTCCACATCGCCGTCACCAGCCGCCGCTTCTCCCAGGCCGAGGCCCTCGTCGACGAGATCCTCGCCGGCGCCTGCCCCCCCGACCTCGCCCTCTTCAACGCCGCCATCCACTTCTGCTGCTCCCGCCGCCACCTCTTCTCCCGCGCCTTCGACGTCTTCAAGAAGATGCAGCAGCGCCACCGCGatgcctccgccgccgcctgcTGCCGCCCCAACCTCCAGACCTACTCGATGCTCCTCGGCGCCATCCTCCGGCGGTTCAACAAGCCCCCGGTCTCCTACGTCTACCTCCACGCGGTCCGGTCGCTGGTCCGGCAGATGAAGGCCTCGGGGGTCATCCCCGACACCTTCGCCATGAACCTGATCATCAAGGCCTACTCCAGGTGCTTGGAGATGGACGAGGCCATCCGGGTCTTCAAGGAGATGGGCCTCTACGGGTGCGAGGCCAACGAGTTCACCTACGGCTACATTACCAAAGGGTTGTGCGAGAAAGGGAGGATCGATGGAGGAATGGGGTACTTCAAAGAGATGAGGGAGAAGGGATTGGTGCCGAGCAGCAGCGTCTACATGGCACTGGTCAGCAGTCTGGCACTGGAGAGGAGGTTCGAGGAGGCGATCAAGGTGTTGTTCGATATGCTCGCGAATTCGATGGCCCCCGATATGTTGACATACAGGACCCTGCTCGAGGGCTTGTGCAGGGAAGGGAGGACGGAGGAGGCGTTCGAGCTGCTCGAGGAATTGGGGAGGAGGGGGGCGATGAACCGGAGAATGTACTCCGATTTGCTGGATGGGCTGCATTGGCTCTGCCAGCCTCATGATTAG
- the LOC103717191 gene encoding uncharacterized protein At5g64816-like has protein sequence MVDIWWSLFGAAIPAVVFGQAIRVKRRRAEEQRLKSARRREKNSDDIFVCERVCTSKRMLNKVGAFSKDPTPDACVTVCGVSELDACADACAQTVCVHQHQVPNWNDICLKQCQSECLKLSSSLTL, from the coding sequence ATGGTGGATATTTGGTGGTCCTTGTTTGGGGCTGCCATTCCAGCTGTTGTATTTGGGCAAGCCATTAGAGTGAAGAGAAGACGAGCCGAGGAACAAAGGCTTAAGAGTGCTCGAAGGCGAGAGAAGAACTCCGATGACATCTTTGTCTGTGAGAGAGTTTGTACTTCAAAGAGGATGCTGAATAAAGTCGGTGCATTCTCTAAAGACCCAACTCCTGATGCATGTGTTACTGTTTGTGGTGTTTCTGAGCTTGATGCTTGTGCCGATGCTTGTGCACAGACTGTTTGTGTTCACCAACACCAAGTGCCCAATTGGAATGACATCTGCCTTAAACAGTGCCAAAGTGAATGCCTCAAGCTTTCTTCATCATTGACTCTTTAG
- the LOC103717192 gene encoding early nodulin-like protein 3 encodes MASLLSSTLLSLALLLIVSSSEAKDFLVGGDTEAWKIPSSKSETLNRWAEAHRFQVGDSLVWKYDGTKDSVLEVRREDYLSCNTSSPIAEHKDGNTTVSLPRSGPYYFISGAAGACEKGEKMIVVVMSKRQRWSGGISPAPSPVEYDGPAMAPVSGGRKLAVRIKGGLVGALTLMGLVGMIL; translated from the exons atggcCTCGCTGCTCTCCTCTACGCTCCTATCCCTTGCGCTTCTTCTCATCGTCAGCAGCTCTGAAGCTAAGGACTTCTTGGTTGGAGGCGACACCGAGGCATGGAAAATCCCCTCGTCTAAATCAGAAACCCTCAACCGGTGGGCTGAGGCACACCGCTTCCAAGTCGGGGATTCCCTCG TCTGGAAGTATGACGGCACGAAGGATTCGGTGCTGGAGGTGAGGAGGGAGGACTACCTGAGCTGCAACACATCGAGCCCGATCGCCGAGCACAAGGACGGGAACACGACGGTGAGTCTCCCACGATCTGGGCCGTACTATTTCATCAGTGGAGCAGCGGGGGCCTGCGAGAAGGGGGAGAAGATGATCGTGGTCGTGATGTCGAAGAGGCAACGCTGGTCTGGTGGGATCTCCCCTGCGCCTTCCCCTGTGGAGTACGATGGTCCGGCGATGGCTCCGGTGAGCGGCGGTCGGAAGTTGGCTGTGCGGATTAAAGGGGGCTTGGTGGGTGCTCTGACGCTCATGGGTTTGGTGGGAATGATTCTGTGA